TGAACACGCTCGCGGCGAGCGCCGCCACGGACTACCTGTCCGGCCGGGACGCCACCAGCAGGCTGGTGCAGGCCCAGGCGACCATCGAGAGCTACACGACCGCCTTCTGGTGGTCGGCCGGCTTCTTCGCCGCCGGCGCGGTGCTCGCCTTCCTGCTCTACCGGCGCGGGGTGTCCCGGCAGGACGCGGGAGCCGCACCCGTCGTCCACATGTGACGGGCGCCGGGTGACCACCGGACACCACCGGGCCCGGGGGGCCGCCGTCGGCAGGGGAGACGGCGGCCCCTCGGCCTGTCATGGTGGGGGTGTGCGCAGGACGGCGGCAGCGCTCGGCGCCCCCGCCTCCGGCGGCTGCCGCCCGGCCGCTGCCGTTCGTCCACGCCGTCGGAGCCTACGGCTCCGACCTGGGCGTTCGTTCGCTGGTCCGGGGAGGCGGGGCTGGTGCGGCGGCACGGTGCGGCCTACGGGCGCCGCCGGCGGACGGTGCCGGGCCGGCGGCCGCGGCGCACTCCCTGGCAGGGCGGTTGAGACGCCGGCCGGCGGGTAACTCAGATGATCAGATGACCGGCGGCGGGAGGACAGGCCATGCCCGGTGAGGAAAACGACGAGAAGGCCCGCAAGGAACAGTTCGACACGGCCCTGGAGGAAGTCCTCCGGGAGGTCGAGGAGGCCGAGCAGCGAGACGAGGACGACACCGGCGGCAAGGCCGGGGACGCCATCACACCCAACACCGACGCCCAGGAGCAGGCGAGCGAGGACTGAGGGTCCGGCCGGGGAGTCAGCCGCGCCTGCCGCACGCAGGGACGGCCGAGCCCTCCCCGAGCCGCCCCCGAGGCCCCTGACGCCCACCTGTGCCCCGACGGGGCCGCGCGGGTACCCGGACCCCATGAACAGCCACGCACGCGGCCCCCGGCTGCCCACGCCCCGAGGCCCCCTGTCCGCCGCCGTCACCGCGTATCTGCGCGGGACCGGCCCCCTCCCCCGCCCCGCCGAGGCCGAGGCGGCGGACCCCTACGGCGACGATCCTCAGCTCGCCCTGTACCTCTGCTACGAGCTGCACTACCGCGGCTTCGCCGGGGTCGACCCGGCGCTGGAGTGGGATCCTGAGCTGCTGCGGGTCCGGGCCGCCCTGGAGCGCCGATTCCTGTCCGCGCTGCGGAGCGACACACCCGGGCACGACAGCCTCGACGACGCGCTCGGCGCGCTGCTGGTCGAACCGGTCGACGGCAGCGGGGTCACCCATTTCCTGTCCGCCGAGGGCGAGCTGTGGCAGCTGCGCGAGTACGCGGCGCAGCGCTCCCTGTACCACCTGAAGGAGGCCGACCCGCACGCCTGGGTGCTGCCCCGGCTGTGGGGCCGGGCGAAGGCGGCGATGGCGGCGGTGGAGTACGACGAGTTCGGCGGCGGCCGGGCCGAGCGCGTGCACGCGCGCCTGTTCGCGGCGCTGATGGCGGACCTGGGCCTGGACACCGCCTACGGCCGCTACCTGGACGCGGCGCCCGCCGAGATGCTGGCCGTCGTCAACCTCATGTCCCTGCTCGGCCTGCACCGCGAGCTGCGCGGCGCCCTGGTGGGCCATTTCGCCGAGGTGGAGATCACCTCCTCGCCAGGTTCCCGCCGGCTCGCCGAGGCGATGCGCCGCACCGGCGCCGGGCCGGCCGCGGAGTTCTTCTACGACGAGCATGTCGAGGCGGACGCGGTCCACGAGCAGGTCGTACGCCACGAGGTGATCGGCGGGCTGCTCGCCGAGGAGCCGGAACTGGCGGCGGACGTGGCGTTCGGGATCGACGCGACCGAGTTCCTGGAGGGCCGGCTGGCGCGGCGGCTGCTCGCCGACTGGCGCGCCGGGCGCTCGTCCCTGCGCACCCCGCTCCCCCCGCTCACGCGGGAAACCTCCCATACATCCTGAATGCCGGGGTACTCGCGCCGCGTGATCGCTTTGATCCTTCCGGGCGTGTACGCCCCCCAGGAGGACACCGAGCTGCTGACCGAGGCCCTCCGCGCGGAGGCCCCGGCGCCCGGCAGCCAGGTCCTGGACGTCGGCGCCGGCAGCGGCGCGCTGGCGCTGGAGGCCGCACGGCACGGCGCCGAGGTGACCGCGGTGGACGTGTCCCGGCGCGCGGTGTGGACGGTGCGGGCGAACGCCTGGCTGTCCCGGCTGCCGGTGCGCATCCGGCGCGGAAACCTCTTCGGGCCGGTCCGGGGCCGCACGTTCGACCTCATCCTCGCCAACCCGCCGTACGTGCCCGCACCCGACGCCCGGCACGGGCCGCGCGGCCGGTCCCGGGCCTGGGACGCGGGCCGGGACGGGCGGCTGCTGCTGGACCGGATCTGCCGGGACGCGCCCGCGCTGCTGCGCCCGGGAGGCGTGCTGCTGATCGTGCACTCCGCGCTCAGCGACCCCGACCGCACCCTGCAGCTGCTGCGTGACGCGGGCCTGAAGGCCGCGGTGGAACGGCGCCGGTGGATCCCCTTCGGTCCCGTGCTGCGCTCGCGGGAGGACTGGCTGCGCCGGCGCGGCCTGCTGGAACCTGCCGCGCGAACGGAGGAGTTGGTGGTCGTCCGTGCCGAACGAACGTACTGAACATGCCAGCCGGATCAGTCTCCGGCGGCAGGGCCCGCTCCTGGTCGAGGGGCCGGTGGAGGTCGAGCTGGAAGACGGCACCACGGTGTCCTCGGACCGTTTCCGGGTCGCGCTGTGCACCTGTGGGCGCAGTCGCCGCTATCCGTGGTGCGACACCAGTCACCGGCGCAGAACCAGGAACGGCGCTTGAAATCGGTTGTTCACCAGCCCGTTTCACGAGCCGGTTGTTTCACGCCGCTCCCCGGGACAAGGCCCCCCACGGGCCCGCCCGGGGAGCGGCTGTGTGCCCGGAGGCCGGCGGGCGGCCCCACTCCGCCCGTCGGCTCCGGTGCGAGATCGCAGGTTCCCCGCTCCAGGGGCCGCACTCCCCGGTTGCGGACCTGTTCCGGCGTGTGCGGGGTCCGTGCGATCCCGGTCCTGGACGACTCCCTAGAAGTTGAAGACGCCGCCGCCCACGGAGTCGCGCACGCAGGCGTTGCCGAAGGTGCGCTCGTACGAGACGCGTTTGCCCTGCCAGACGCCCTGGACGGTGACGACGACCGGGTCGTACAGCTTGGTGCACCACACGTCGCCGGCCGGCTTCAGGGCGTTCAGGTCGCCGCCGGCGCCGTTCAGTTCGGCGCAGGCCTGGGCCGCGGCCAGGTGGGTGCCGGAGGGCGTGGGGGCGCAGCTCAGGGTGACGGCGCGCTCCGGGGTGGCCGTGGCCGCGTCGCTGCCGTGGCCGGTGGTGAGGACCAGCGCCGAGGGGGCGTAGAGCGACGACGGGGCGGCGCCCGGTGCAGCGACGGCGGCCCCGGTCAGGGGTCCGCAAACGGCGGCGGCCGTGAGGCCGAGGGCCGCTGCCCAGCGCGCGGTGTTCCGCATTGTGTGCATCCTTCCGCTCGGATCGATGAGTGCCGGCTCCGAACCGGTGGGCGCCGGAGCGGCGAGCGCCACTCTGCCGAGTCCGCCGCCGAAACTCACATCGAACCCATGGGTTTCAGTAACATTGCGTGTTGAATCAGTGGCGTGAAGTCACGGAAATCGAGCGCGTCGACCCCGGAACTGAGCGGGACTTGATCGCGGAAAGCGGTCACATGGCCGAAAATCACCGGCCCGTTAATCGGCCTGAAACATTCCGGGTTCACTTCCGCTGAAACCTTTCACGATGCCTCCACGACTCCTGGCGTTCATGAACGTCCACAAAGACGCCACCCGGACTCCATGGGGGACCGGGGCGGCTCCGCGGGGATGCGGCACGAGGCGCGGGGCGGAGCCGCGCCTACCGGCGGGTATCGTCGGCGCGGCGCAGGCCCGACGAGGAGAGGCGGGACGTACGGATGGCGAAGCACTGGGCCGATTTCCAGTACGAGATCTATCTGAACGGGATGACGGGTGCCGTGCCGCGGCTGCCCACCGATCCGTCCCGGCTGGAGGAACTGGCCGAACACCGGCTCGGTCCGGGCCCGGTGGGCTATGTGGCGGGAAGCGCGGGCGACGGCAGCACCGCCCGTGCCAACCGGGCGGCGCTCGCCCGCCGCCGGATCGTGCCGCGCATGCTGCGTGACGTGTCCGAGCGCGATCTGTCGGTCGAGGTGCTCGGCAGGGCGCTGCCGGCGCCGCTGGCCCTGGCGCCTGTCGGCGTGCTGTCGATCATGCATCCGGACGCCGAGTCCGCCGCCGCCCGGGCCGCCGCGGCGCAGGGCGTGCCGTTCATCCTGTCGTCGGCGTCGAGCACGCCGATGGAGCAGGTGGCGGAGGCGATGGGCGACGCCGAGCGGTGGTTCCAGCTGTACTGGGGCAAGGACCGCGAGGTGACGCGGAGTTTCCTGGGCCGGGCGAAGGCCGCCGGGTTCTCGGTGCTCGTGGTCACCCTGGACACCCCGCTGCTGGCGTGGCGGCCGCGCGACCTGGACCAGGCGTATCTGCCGTTCCTGCACGGGGTGGGCACCGCCAACTACTTCACCGACCCGGCGTTCCGGGCCGGGCTCGCCAAGCCCGTGCACGAGGACCCGAACGCGGCGGTGCTGCACTTCCTCGGCCTCTTCGGCGACCCCGGACACACCTGGCCGGACCTGGCGTTCCTGCGCGAGCACTGGGACGGCCCGATCGTGCTCAAGGGCGTCCTGCACCCGGACGACGCCCGGCTCGCCGCCGACGCCGGGGTGGACGGCGTGGTCGTCTCCAACCACGGCGGCCGGCAGGTGGCGGGCTCGATCGCCGCAGCCGACGCGCTGCCCCGGGTCGCCGACGCGGTCGGCGACCGGCTGACGGTGCTGTTCGACAGCGGGGTACGCACCGGCGACGACGCGTTCAAGGCACTGGCCCTCGGCGCACAGGCGGTGCTCCTCGGCCGCCCGTACGTCTACGGGCTCGGGCTGGACGGCCAGGCCGGCGTGGAGCACGTCGTCCGCTGCGTGCTGGCGGAGCTGGACCTGACACTGGCTCTGTCCGGCCACACGGGCCCGGGAACAGTGTCCCGGGCGGACTTGACGGAGGACCCGAACTGACCGGTTCCGGCGGGCTCTTGGCCGAGTGCCGGGTGGTCCGCCGATGGGCCGACCGAGTGCCGCTGACCGCTCCGCGGGTGCCGGTGAGCGCTCCGAGGGTGCCGGTGAGCGCTCCACTGGGTGCGGGTGAGCGCTCTACGCGGTGCCGGTGAGCGCTCGGCCCGGTGGGGGCGGGTGCGCGGGGGCCGGTGACCGCTCCGCCGGGTGCCGGTGAGCGCTCGGCCCGGTGGGGGCCGGTGCGCGGGGTGCCGGTGAGCACTCCACGGCCCTCGACGGGGCACGGACGGGCCGCCCCACGAGGGCAACCGAGTGCTCCTCCGGGCGCGGCCGAGCGCTCCGGCAGGCTCCCCACCGGGTGTGGCCGGGGGCTCCGCGCAAGACGGGCGGACGCTTCGGCAGGCGCCCACGGAGCGCCGCTGGAGGCTCCACGCGGTGCCGGCGGGCGCTCCACAGCCCTCCGCAGGACGCGAGCGGATAGGCCCACGAGTACGGCTGGCCCTCCACCGGACGCGCCCGGACGCTCCGAGAGGCTTTCCACCGACTGCCGCCGAGAGCTCCGCGCAAGACGGGCGGACGCTTCGGCAGGCACCCACGGAGCGCCGCTGGAGGCTCCACGCGGTGCCGGCGGGCGCTCCACAGCCCTCCGCAGGACGCGGGCGGACGAGCCCACGAGTACGGCCGGCCCTCTACCGGTCGTGCGCGGCCCCTCGACCGGACACGCCCGGACGCTCCGAGAGGCTCTCCACCGACTGCCGCCGAGGGCTCCGCGCGGTGCGGGCGGGCGCTCCAGCCGAGTGCCTGGTGAGCGCTCCGCCGGGTGCCGCCCGCTCCGCAGGGGGCCGCGGCGGCCGTCAGGCGTCTCCTGCGGCCTCGTGGCCGGTCGCTGTCACGCCGCGGTGGGCCCACGCCTGATACGGCCTCGCGCTCTTGCGGGGCGCCTGTGTGCCGGCGATCGACAGGGAGCCCGGGGTCGCCGACGGTGCGTCGGGCAGCCAGCGCTGGTCGGCGGAGCCGTCGCGCACCTTGACGACGAGGTCGGCGCCCGCGGTGTCGGCGGACGTGGCCAGCGCGAGGGTCTTGTCCCAGCGGGGCAGCAACTCGCCCTGGGCCGTGGGGTCGTAGCGCACGTCGCCGGCCCGCCGAGAGCCGGCGCCGGCGCAGGTGCCGACGATCACCACGCCGGCGTCGGCGTGCGAGTCCAGGCAGAGCCCCGAGTCCGCCGCGCTGCGCAGGCGCCCGTCGGGCTCGTACGTCCACTGCTGGGTGGACGCGGTCGAGCAGACGGCGAGGACCGCCTCCGCCCCGGCCTTCGGGGTGCCCTTGATGTCCAGGCACAGGTCGGCGCCGGCGTTGCGCAGCCGGGTGGGGCGGCCGGCGGCGGGCAGCGCCGCGGTGCCGGGCGCGGTGGCGGTCGCGGGCGGGGACTGCCCGGCCGCGGTGCCGGGAGCGGCGCTGGTGGAGGCGACCGGACCGGTGCCGTCGCCGCCGTCCGGCCACACGCTGATCACCAGGACGGTGGCCAGCAGTCCGGCCGAGGCCACGCCGACGCCGGTGAGCAGCGTCCTGGACGACCAGCCGGCACCGGTGAGCAGCGTCCTCGACGACCAGCCGGCACCGGGCGGTCCGGGGTCGCCGCCGTGTCGCCGGCCGCGGGACAACGGGCCCCTCGGGCCGGGTTCGGCGCGCCGGCGGGTGCCGGGCAGGGCGGCGGCGCGGGCGAGCAGGCCGGGCTTGCCGCCACCGCGCCGGCGTCCGCCGGACCGCCGGGAGCCGCCGCGGCTGCGGGCGGCGCCGGGCCGGCGGCCGGGGCGTGAGTCGAGGTAGCGGCGGGCGCCCCAGCCGAGGACGGCCTCGGCGAGCAGCACACCGGGCGCGGCGTCGGCGTGGCCGAGTTGCTCGGCGGCGTGCCGGCAGTAGGCGCAGCCGGAGAGATGCTCCTGGACGTCGGGCAGCAGGGCGCCGCCGCGGCGGATCGGGACGTCCAGCAGGCGGTTGAAGTAGCGGCATTCCTTGCCCGGCGCGAGTTCCCGGTGAGCGCGTACCAGGCCCTCCCGGAATTTCTCCCGCGCCTGTTCCAGGGCGGCCGCCGCGCTCTCGACGTCCAGGCCGAGGAGCGCGGCGGGAACGGTTATCGGCTCGGCCTCGACCTCGATGTGCCACAGCAGCGCCTGTTCCAGACGGGGAAGGGCGTGGAACGAGTGGTCGGAGAGCACGCGGTTTTCCGGTATCAGGGTCTTCGCCGCGCGCATGCCGCGGCCCCCGGCGGGTTTCCCGAGTCCGGGCAGTACGGCGGTGATCCGGTCGGTGCCGGACCAGTTGACGACCGTGTCCCGGACCGCGACGAGCAGCCGGGGCCGCAGCGCGTCGGCTCCCTCGCCGAGCGCGAGCCGCCCGAGGACCTGGTGGAAGGCGGTGGCGGTGACCATGTGCGCGAGCGGCCCGGTCAGGGCGAGGCAGACGACCGCGTAGTCGTGCGCGGGCTGCCAGTGCCGGGCCATCAGCAGGGCGGTGGACCGGGAGGCCTCCGCGTCGGAACCGGCCCGCAGCGGACCGGCGAGGGACTCGTCGGACTCCCCGGGGTCGCCGCCGGGCGGCGGATAGGGAGGACGAGGGGGGTGGGGGGTGGGCACTGAGCGGATTCCTTTGGTGCGACGTGCGTTGATGCGTATCTCTGCGACGCGCGGGGAGGAAAATGGGCCGGCGCCCCTGCCGGTGACGTTCCGCAACTGCCGGAAGAATCCCGGACTTTACCCCCCGCACGGTCCTTTCAACCCTTGCACAACTTCCACACGAGCAACAAGGCGCACGTCGGCCTCGCCGGTTTTGAAGGAACGTCAGAAAGCGGGCCGCCGCCCGCCGCTGTGCAGGGGCTTTCGGCGTTGTCATGCGCCCCGTGTGAAGCGCGCGCCCGCGGCGGCGGGCACACGCACGCTTCCGGGTGGTGCGGCCCGGTAGTGGACTGGGGCCCGGCCTCCTCGGAAAGGCCCCGCGCGCGGTGGAGGTCCCCGGCTCGAGCGAGGAACGAGAGCCGGGGCAGGCTCTCCGCGCGCACGCGGCTGCCGGCCCTGTTCCTCCCGCCCTCGGCCGGCGGCCCGCCCCGCCCTGCTCCGGCCGGCGGCTCCGGCGGCTTCCCCCGCCGGCCGGAGCGGGACGGGCGCCGCGCGCGCCGGCTCAGATCTGCCAGGAGCGCAGCCGGTCGGCGGCGCCGTACACGTCGGTCTTGCCGGACATCAGATCGCGGGTGAGGTCGACCAGAGCGCCGTACGGCGGGTCGATGCCGACGCCGCTGACGAACATGTAGGCCACGGCGGTCGCGCAGGCGAAGCGGGCGTTGGCGGCGGGCAGCGGCTTGAGCACGGCGAGGGTGTGCAGCAGGGCGGCGGCCCGCCAGGCGGGGTCGGAGTCCACGCCCAGCCGCGGTGGATCCACGCGGTGCCGGGCGACGGCGGCGACCAGCGCGGAGAAGTCGTCGACCGCGGGCTGGTCGGGCAGGACCTCCTCGTGGCGCTGGAGCAGCCAGGGGACGTCGATGTGGATGACGGAGGGCATGCGTCAGGCGGCCTCGTCCTTCGCGGGGGGCTCGTCGTCGGGGAAGGCCGCGGCGAACTCCTCGGCGTGGGCGGCGAAGAACTGGCGGAAGGCCGCGGCGCCCTCCTGCAGGGCCCGGTGCCGGGCTATGTCCGCGGCCGCGGCCTCGCGCACGAGGGCCTTCATCGACGTACCGCGCTCCTTGGCGATCTGCCGCAGGTCCTCGAGTTCCCGGTCGCTGAACTCCACGTTGAGAGCTGGCATGCCCCTCACGGTACCGCGCGGGTACTCACCCGTAAATACCGCCAGGTCAGATGCCCTTTCAACCGGTACCTGCGGGCGCCGAGAGCCAGGTCCGATTCCCGCCGGTCGCCGGGCGCGCGACGCAGGAGACTCGGCGGTACGGCAGGGACCGGCGACGAGCATGGCGGCGGGCAGGGTGTCCGGGCGTCCGGAGTACCGCGCGTCCGCGTGCGGGTGGTCCACGGGCCCCGGATGCTCGGGCCGGAACACGGGCCGGGGTGCGGGCGGCGTCGCGCACCGGTGGACGCTCGGCGTCGGGCACCACGGTGCCGTGCGCGTCGACGATCTCGGCGGTGACGAAGACGAGCGAACGGCCGTCGGCGGGGAGGGATGTACGGTCGGCGGTGAGGCGTACGGCGTGCGCGGGGCCGGCCGTACGCAGGACGTCGGCGGCGACGGCTTCCCGTCCCGCCGGGCCACCGCCTTCAGCTCCCCGGGCTCGAAGGGCGCCTTCCAGCGCCGGAGTCCGCGGACGCCTCGGCGGCGTCGGCGGCCGGGGCGGCGGTGATGTTCGGCAGCGCTCCGGCCGCAGGGGGCGCGGTGGCGGCGGCGAGACCGATCGGCGCGTGACCGTCATGGCGGCTCTCTCTCGCCAGGGCCCAGAAGTGCTCGTAACTGATCGTGAACCAACAGATTCTGACGGGCTGCCACACGCGGTCGTCAAGGGTCCGGAACGCCGTGACCGCTCCGGCGGGCACATCGTCCGGATCTCCCCCTTGACCGTGTTCGACCGGCCGGTCAGGCGCACGCCGGCCGAGGCGCCCGGGAGCGCCGGAAGCGGGCCGGGCGGGCGCAGGACGAGGTTCGCAGCAGTCCCCGAAGCACTACGCTGGAACACGAGAGGTGCCACCTGTTCACTGTGAGTGTGCGCTTGGGAGCGGCGACGATGAGCCGGGGCTATCCGTTCGACGACGCGGCGACGGCCCGGGCTGTCATCGACGAGGACGGAACGCTGGTCGAGTGGAACGAAGGCGCCACACGCCTGCTCGGCCACCCGGCGGACACCGTGCTGGGCCGCCCCGCCGCCCGGCTCCTGGCCGGTGAGGACACCCCGGCCCCGCCCACCGGCCGGCGCTGGCAGGGCACGGTCGGACTGCGCCACCGCGACGGCCGTACGGTCCCGGTCTGGCTGCTCGCCCACCGCCGGCCGGCGCCCGACGGA
This genomic interval from Streptomyces sp. NBC_00557 contains the following:
- a CDS encoding iron-containing redox enzyme family protein, whose translation is MNSHARGPRLPTPRGPLSAAVTAYLRGTGPLPRPAEAEAADPYGDDPQLALYLCYELHYRGFAGVDPALEWDPELLRVRAALERRFLSALRSDTPGHDSLDDALGALLVEPVDGSGVTHFLSAEGELWQLREYAAQRSLYHLKEADPHAWVLPRLWGRAKAAMAAVEYDEFGGGRAERVHARLFAALMADLGLDTAYGRYLDAAPAEMLAVVNLMSLLGLHRELRGALVGHFAEVEITSSPGSRRLAEAMRRTGAGPAAEFFYDEHVEADAVHEQVVRHEVIGGLLAEEPELAADVAFGIDATEFLEGRLARRLLADWRAGRSSLRTPLPPLTRETSHTS
- a CDS encoding HemK2/MTQ2 family protein methyltransferase — its product is MPGYSRRVIALILPGVYAPQEDTELLTEALRAEAPAPGSQVLDVGAGSGALALEAARHGAEVTAVDVSRRAVWTVRANAWLSRLPVRIRRGNLFGPVRGRTFDLILANPPYVPAPDARHGPRGRSRAWDAGRDGRLLLDRICRDAPALLRPGGVLLIVHSALSDPDRTLQLLRDAGLKAAVERRRWIPFGPVLRSREDWLRRRGLLEPAARTEELVVVRAERTY
- a CDS encoding CDGSH iron-sulfur domain-containing protein gives rise to the protein MPNERTEHASRISLRRQGPLLVEGPVEVELEDGTTVSSDRFRVALCTCGRSRRYPWCDTSHRRRTRNGA
- a CDS encoding subtilase-type protease inhibitor; the protein is MRNTARWAAALGLTAAAVCGPLTGAAVAAPGAAPSSLYAPSALVLTTGHGSDAATATPERAVTLSCAPTPSGTHLAAAQACAELNGAGGDLNALKPAGDVWCTKLYDPVVVTVQGVWQGKRVSYERTFGNACVRDSVGGGVFNF
- a CDS encoding lactate 2-monooxygenase, whose translation is MAKHWADFQYEIYLNGMTGAVPRLPTDPSRLEELAEHRLGPGPVGYVAGSAGDGSTARANRAALARRRIVPRMLRDVSERDLSVEVLGRALPAPLALAPVGVLSIMHPDAESAAARAAAAQGVPFILSSASSTPMEQVAEAMGDAERWFQLYWGKDREVTRSFLGRAKAAGFSVLVVTLDTPLLAWRPRDLDQAYLPFLHGVGTANYFTDPAFRAGLAKPVHEDPNAAVLHFLGLFGDPGHTWPDLAFLREHWDGPIVLKGVLHPDDARLAADAGVDGVVVSNHGGRQVAGSIAAADALPRVADAVGDRLTVLFDSGVRTGDDAFKALALGAQAVLLGRPYVYGLGLDGQAGVEHVVRCVLAELDLTLALSGHTGPGTVSRADLTEDPN
- a CDS encoding RICIN domain-containing protein, which produces MPTPHPPRPPYPPPGGDPGESDESLAGPLRAGSDAEASRSTALLMARHWQPAHDYAVVCLALTGPLAHMVTATAFHQVLGRLALGEGADALRPRLLVAVRDTVVNWSGTDRITAVLPGLGKPAGGRGMRAAKTLIPENRVLSDHSFHALPRLEQALLWHIEVEAEPITVPAALLGLDVESAAAALEQAREKFREGLVRAHRELAPGKECRYFNRLLDVPIRRGGALLPDVQEHLSGCAYCRHAAEQLGHADAAPGVLLAEAVLGWGARRYLDSRPGRRPGAARSRGGSRRSGGRRRGGGKPGLLARAAALPGTRRRAEPGPRGPLSRGRRHGGDPGPPGAGWSSRTLLTGAGWSSRTLLTGVGVASAGLLATVLVISVWPDGGDGTGPVASTSAAPGTAAGQSPPATATAPGTAALPAAGRPTRLRNAGADLCLDIKGTPKAGAEAVLAVCSTASTQQWTYEPDGRLRSAADSGLCLDSHADAGVVIVGTCAGAGSRRAGDVRYDPTAQGELLPRWDKTLALATSADTAGADLVVKVRDGSADQRWLPDAPSATPGSLSIAGTQAPRKSARPYQAWAHRGVTATGHEAAGDA
- a CDS encoding toxin Doc codes for the protein MPSVIHIDVPWLLQRHEEVLPDQPAVDDFSALVAAVARHRVDPPRLGVDSDPAWRAAALLHTLAVLKPLPAANARFACATAVAYMFVSGVGIDPPYGALVDLTRDLMSGKTDVYGAADRLRSWQI